From the genome of Vitis riparia cultivar Riparia Gloire de Montpellier isolate 1030 chromosome 2, EGFV_Vit.rip_1.0, whole genome shotgun sequence, one region includes:
- the LOC117932216 gene encoding transcription factor MYC2-like, which produces MTEYRVPTMNLWTDDNASMMEAFISSDLSSFSWGPSSAASTSTPAPDPSRNLAQSQPSMAVFNQETLQQRLQALIEGARESWTYAIFWQSSVDFSGASLLGWGDGYYKGEEDKGKRKMTPSSVSEQEHRKKVLRELNSLISGTVSSSDDAVDEEVTDTEWFFLVSMTQSFVNGAGLPGQALFNSSPVWVVGTERLMSSPCERARQAQVFGLQTMVCIPSANGVVELGSTELIYQSSDLMNKVRVLFNFNNLEVGSWPIGAAAPDQGESDPSSLWISDPTSNVEIKDSVNTTATGASNPIGNQQNSKSIQFENPSSSSLTENPSIMHNPQQQQQIHTQGFFTRELNFSEFGFDGNNGRNGNLHSLKPESGEILNFGDSKRSSCSANGNMFSGHSQVVAEENKKRRSPTSRGSAEEGMLSFTSGVILPSSCVVKSSGGGGDSDHSDLEASVVREADSSRVVEPEKRPRKRGRKPANGREEPLNHVEAERQRREKLNQRFYALRAVVPNVSKMDKASLLGDAISYINELRTKLQSAESDKEDLQKEVNSMKKELASKDSQYSGSSRPPPDQDLKMSNHHGSKLVEMDIDVKIIGWDAMIRIQCSKKNHPAAKLMGALKELDLDVNHASVSVVNDLMIQQATVKMGSRFYTQDQLRLALSSKFADSR; this is translated from the coding sequence ATGACGGAATATCGTGTGCCAACCATGAATCTGTGGACCGACGATAACGCTTCTATGATGGAGGCTTTTATAAGCTCTGATCTCTCTTCCTTTAGTTGGGGGCCATCCTCCGCTGCTTCTACGTCTACTCCTGCGCCTGACCCCTCAAGGAATCTCGCCCAATCTCAGCCTTCCATGGCCGTCTTCAACCAGGAGACCCTCCAGCAGCGACTTCAAGCCCTAATTGAAGGCGCCCGAGAGAGCTGGACCTACGCAATTTTTTGGCAGTCCAGCGTTGATTTCTCGGGTGCCTCTTTGTTAGGATGGGGTGACGGCTACTATAAAGGTGAGGAAGATAAAGGGAAGAGGAAGATGACCCCGTCGTCTGTTTCCGAGCAGGAACACCGGAAGAAAGTGCTCCGGGAGCTGAATTCGCTCATTTCTGGGACGGTGTCGTCGTCGGACGACGCTGTCGATGAGGAGGTCACCGACACCGAGTGGTTCTTCCTTGTATCGATGACTCAGTCGTTTGTGAACGGCGCTGGGTTGCCGGGTCAGGCGCTCTTCAACTCGAGTCCGGTGTGGGTTGTCGGAACCGAACGGCTCATGAGTTCTCCTTGCGAGAGAGCCCGGCAGGCGCAGGTGTTCGGGTTACAGACTATGGTTTGTATACCATCGGCTAACGGCGTCGTCGAACTGGGCTCCACCGAATTGATTTACCAGAGCTCAGATCTGATGAACAAGGTTAGAGTTTTGTTCAATTTCAATAACCTTGAAGTTGGTTCATGGCCGATCGGAGCCGCCGCTCCCGACCAGGGCGAGAGCGATCCTTCGTCGCTCTGGATCTCCGATCCGACCTCTAATGTCGAAATCAAGGATTCTGTGAATACTACAGCTACTGGAGCTTCCAATCCCATTGGTAATCAGCAGAATTCCAAGTCAATTCAATTTGAGAACCCTAGCTCAAGTAGTTTAACTGAAAACCCTAGTATTATGCATAATCCTCAGCAGCAACAGCAGATTCACACGCAGGGTTTTTTCACTAGGGAGTTGAATTTCTCGGAATTTggatttgatggaaataatGGGAGAAATGGTAACTTGCATTCCCTGAAGCCCGAGTCTggggaaattttgaattttggagaCAGTAAGAGGAGTTCTTGTAGTGCGAATGGGAATATGTTTTCAGGTCATTCACAGGTAGTTGCAGAGGAAAATAAGAAGAGGAGGTCACCGACTTCAAGAGGAAGTGCCGAAGAAGGCATGCTTTCGTTTACTTCAGGTGTGATATTGCCATCCTCTTGTGTGGTGAAGTcaagtggtggtggtggagattCTGATCACTCGGATCTTGAAGCTTCAGTGGTTCGAGAGGCAGATAGTAGTAGAGTGGTGGAACCAGAAAAAAGGCCTAGGAAGCGTGGGAGAAAACCGGCAAATGGAAGGGAAGAGCCATTGAATCATGTGGAGGCAGAGCGGCAGAGGAGGGAGAAGCTTAACCAGAGGTTTTATGCCCTCCGAGCTGTGGTTCCAAATGTGTCAAAGATGGATAAAGCCTCCCTTCTTGGTGATGCAATTTCATATATCAATGAGCTCAGGACAAAGCTACAAAGTGCAGAGTCGGACAAGGAGGACCTTCAGAAGGAAGTGAATTCAATGAAGAAGGAGTTGGCTAGTAAAGATTCACAGTACTCCGGTTCATCTCGACCACCGCCAGACCAAGATCTCAAGATGTCGAATCACCACGGTAGCAAATTGGTAGAAATGGATATTGATGTGAAGATAATCGGGTGGGATGCCATGATTCGAATTCAGTGTAGTAAAAAGAACCATCCTGCTGCAAAGCTTATGGGGGCTCTCAAGGAGCTGGACCTAGATGTGAACCACGCGAGTGTGTCGGTggtgaatgatttgatgatccAACAGGCAACCGTGAAGATGGGAAGTAGGTTTTACACTCAAGATCAGCTGAGGCTAGCCCTGTCATCCAAATTTGCAGACAGCAGGTAG